From one Amaranthus tricolor cultivar Red isolate AtriRed21 chromosome 17, ASM2621246v1, whole genome shotgun sequence genomic stretch:
- the LOC130803784 gene encoding leucine-rich repeat receptor-like serine/threonine-protein kinase BAM2, protein MALLDLSNNKFSGVNPSSVSQWRNLSIFRASNNNLCGNIPVELTALSYLNTLALDGNQLSGKQQYVTQIYYPDFTYRATIFMMFLYFTFFKDPIGKKERNSSEQQEWKLKPFHRVETGGSEKVYSVIMNDAGGIVAVKRIWNGRKLEGALEKQFSTEVEILGTIRHANIVKLLCYVSSAQDKLLVYEYVENQSLDKWLNRKMEGNESSTIYSETSMNSHAPGILDWVTRLKIAIGAAKGLCYLHYDCSPSIVHRDVKSSNILLDSEFNAKIADFGLAMVAVKNGEPQTASGVKGSFGYIAPEYWRTKKLNVKIDVYSFRVVHLCFYKWLQEKNLAREMII, encoded by the exons ATGGCATTGTTAGACTTAAGCAATAACAAATTTTCAGGAGTTAATCCTTCCAGCGTTTCCCAGTGGAGAAATCTCAGTATATTTCGGGCAAGCAACAATAATTTATGTGGTAATATTCCAGTGGAGTTAACTGCTCTTTCATATCTTAATACTCTTGCACTCGATGGAAATCAACTATCGGGCAAGCAACAATATGTG ACACAAATATATTATCCTGATTTTACTTACCGAGCAACCATTTTCATGATGTTTCTGTATTTCACGTTCTTCAAAGACCCTATTGGGAAAAAAGAACGTAACAGTAGTGAACAGCAGGAGTGGAAACTTAAACCATTTCATAGGGTAGA GACTGGAGGATCAGAAAAGGTTTATAGTGTTATTATGAATGACGCGGGTGGTATAGTGGCGGTCAAGAGAATCTGGAATGGGAGAAAACTAGAAGGTGCACTTGAAAAGCAATTTTCAACAGAGGTTGAGATTCTGGGCACAATTAGGCATGCTAATATAGTAAAGTTGTTGTGCTATGTCTCAAGTGCACAAGATAAGCTTCTTGTATATGAGTATGTGGAGAACCAAAGCCTTGATAAATGGCTTAACAGGAAAATGGAAGGAAATGAATCATCAACAATATACTCAGAGACATCAATGAACAGTCATGCTCCAGGTATTCTGGATTGGGTAACACGATTAAAAATTGCTATTGGAGCTGCCAAGGGTCTATGTTATTTGCATTATGATTGTTCTCCTTCCATCGTTCACAGAGACGTAAAATCAAGCAATATCTTACTAGACTCGGAATTCAATGCAAAAATTGCAGATTTTGGATTAGCAATGGTAGCAGTTAAAAATGGAGAACCACAAACTGCATCTGGAGTAAAAGGCTCTTTTGGTTACATAGCTCCAG AATATTGGCGCACAAAAAAGCTGAATGTGAAGATTGATGTGTACAGCTTCAGAGTTGTGCACTTGTGCTTCTACAAATGGTTACAGGAAAAGAACCTTGCAAGGGAAATGATCATTTGA
- the LOC130803475 gene encoding receptor-like protein kinase HSL1 has product MTKNPSFSHQIILISFFLLTSLPITVISQSEQQILLKIKQQWSNQPPMNSWTSTTSYCSWSGIICNDSGTVTGLELNSQNIAGEIPPSICDLKNLTLLDLGNNSIPGNFPTFLYNCTSLQSLDLSSNYFVGKLPNDINKLSPDLKHLVLSENNFTGDIPISLANLKGLITLYLDFNLFNGTFPSELGGLEKLEELVLSNNPFSPMKIPKEFGMLKRLKLLRMRQCNLMGEIPNEFGDLMSLENLDLVQNNLVGGIPDGLFLLKDLTYLYLYKNKLSGGIPKSIKTLNLTEIDVSQNNLTGIIPEGFGNLSKLELLYLFENEFYGLVPPSIGRLPSLTWVKLFRNRFSGPLPPEMGQNSKLEGFEVSGNAFTGQLPENLCSGGKLKGVVAFDNFLNGTIPSSLGHCNTLLVVLLQNNSFSGDVPDGMWTLQHLETLRLTSNQFSGQFPEKLGSNLSRLEMSNNKFSGKIPRSVSTWSNLQVLEASNNLITGTIPLELTSLSVLNTLLLDENQLTGELPSEIISWVSLNNLNLSRNLLSGSIPSVLGSLPVLTYLDLSDNQFSGQIPPELGQLKPTSLNLSSNTLTGSIPYGLDNSANKASFLNTYLCSNTGFLDLPKCFVHRGNRKMSSKYLALIIVLALVAFLAILYFIVFVINEIRKRKNKQELATWKLTSFHRHDFTEEKILSNLTDNNLIGSGGSGKVYRIPMNQSGDYVAVKKIWNNSKTSTNLEKEFIAEVQTLGTIRHINIVKLLCCISSEDSKLLVYEYMENRSLDKWIHSSKKQSISSMSGSVHRTVMDWPARLKIAIDAAQGLSYMHNDCSPPIIHRDVKSSNILLDFELNAKIADFGLAKILAKPGREPYSVSSVAGSFGYMAPEYCYTPKVNEKIDIYSFGVVLLELVTGKEPVIGDENTSLAEWAWKHCSQGKPIEDILDKEVEEPFYLEEMTNVFKTGLMCTSTLPSSRPSMKVVLQLLQKYSSREGSGKTKARNERDISPLLGGENYVAVCKNSKRIVAEDYYDMV; this is encoded by the exons ATGACGAAAAATCCTTCCTTTTCCCACCAAATCATCCTCATTTCCTTCTTCCTTCTAACCTCCTTACCCATTACTGTAATTTCACAGTCTGAACAACAAATCTTGCTCAAAATCAAGCAACAATGGAGCAATCAACCACCCATGAATTCATGGACTTCCACCACTTCTTATTGTTCATGGTCTGGAATCATTTGTAATGATTCCGGAACCGTCACTGGACTCGAACTGAATAGCCAAAACATCGCCGGTGAAATCCCACCCTCCATTTGTGATCTAAAAAATCTCACCTTACTTGATCTTGGAAACAATAGTATCCCAGGAAATTTTCCCACATTTTTATACAATTGTACCAGTCTTCAAAGTTTAGACCTTTCTTCAAATTACTTTGTTGGGAAATTGCCAAATGACATAAATAAGCTTTCCCCTGATCTGAAACATCTTGTTCTTAGTGAAAATAACTTCACAGGTGATATCCCAATTTCATTAGCTAATCTTAAAGGGTTGATCACTTTGTATTTGGATTTCAATTTGTTTAATGGAACATTCCCATCTGAGTTGGGTGGGTTGGAAAAGCTTGAGGAATTGGTGTTGTCTAACAACCCTTTTTCCCCCATGAAGATACCAAAAGAATTTGGGATGCTTAAGAGGTTGAAGCTCCTTAGGATGAGACAATGCAATTTGATGGGTGAAATCCCAAATGAGTTTGGTGATTTAATGAGCCTTGAGAATCTGGATTTGGTGCAGAATAACTTGGTGGGTGGAATTCCAGATGGGTTATTCTTGCTTAAGGACTTGACATATTTATACTTGTATAAAAACAAGCTATCTGGGGGGATTCCGAAATCGATTAAGACATTGAATTTGACAGAAATTGATGTCTCACAGAACAATTTGACAGGAATAATTCCTGAAGGTTTTGGAAATCTGTCAAAATTGGAGCTGTTATATCTGTTTGAGAACGAATTTTATGGTTTAGTACCGCCAAGTATTGGCAGGCTTCCTTCGTTGACGTGGGTGAAGCTGTTTAGAAACCGGTTTTCAGGCCCACTTCCTCCCGAAATGGGCCAAAACTCGAAGCTTGAAGGTTTTGAGGTGTCAGGTAATGCATTTACAGGCCAATTACCGGAGAATCTTTGCTCCGGTGGGAAGTTGAAGGGTGTCGTGGCATTCGATAACTTTTTGAATGGCACAATCCCGAGTTCTTTAGGCCACTGCAACACTTTACTGGTAGTTTTGCTCCAGAACAACAGCTTCTCAGGTGATGTTCCTGATGGAATGTGGACTTTACAGCATCTTGAGACCTTAAGACTTACAAGCAACCAATTTTCTGGACAATTTCCGGAGAAATTGGGATCGAATTTGAGTCGTTTGGAGATGAGCAACAACAAATTTTCGGGGAAAATTCCACGAAGTGTAAGCACTTGGAGTAATTTACAGGTACTTGAAGCTAGCAACAACTTGATTACAGGTACTATTCCATTGGAATTAACTAGCCTTTCTGTTCTTAACACACTTTTGCTTGATGAGAATCAACTGACTGGTGAACTTCCCTCGGAAATCATCTCATGGGTAAGCTTAAACAACCTGAATCTCTCTCGTAATCTCCTTTCTGGCTCGATTCCTTCTGTTCTTGGCTCATTGCCTGTCCTCACTTACCTTGATTTGTCTGACAATCAATTTTCCGGCCAAATCCCACCTGAATTAGGCCAATTAAAACCCACTTCACTCAACTTATCTTCTAACACACTCACTGGTAGCATCCCATATGGGCTTGATAACAGTGCAAACAAGGCTAGTTTCTTAAACACATACTTATGCTCCAACACCGGATTTTTAGATCTTCCGAAGTGCTTTGTTCATCGAGGAAATCGAAAAATGTCGTCCAAATATCTTGCTTTGATCATTGTCCTTGCTCTGGTTGCCTTCCTAgcaattctatacttcatagtGTTTGTGATCAATGAGATTCGGAAAAGAAAGAATAAGCAAGAACTAGCAACATGGAAACTAACTTCTTTCCACAGACATGATTTCACAGAAGAAAAAATTCTTTCCAACTTAACAGACAATAATTTGATCGGGTCTGGAGGATCCGGTAAGGTTTACCGGATCCCCATGAACCAATCAGGGGACTATGTTGCAGTTAAGAAGATATGGAACAACAGTAAAACGAGTACTAATTTAGAGAAAGAGTTCATTGCTGAGGTCCAAACACTGGGTACAATAAGGCATATTAATATAGTGAAGTTACTTTGCTGTATTTCGAGTGAAGACTCGAAACTGCTTGTGTATGAATATATGGAGAATCGAAGCCTAGATAAATGGATCCATTCGAGTAAAAAGCAATCCATTTCCTCTATGAGTGGTTCGGTTCATCGCACAGTTATGGACTGGCCTGCTAGATTGAAGATTGCAATTGATGCTGCTCAAGGATTAAGTTACATGCACAATGATTGTTCACCTCCTATAATTCATAGGGATGTGAAATCGAGCAATATTTTGCTAGATTTCGAGTTAAATGCAAAGATTGCTGATTTTGGGTTAGCTAAGATATTGGCTAAGCCTGGAAGAGAGCCTTACTCAGTATCTTCTGTTGCTGGATCTTTTGGTTACATGGCCCCAG AATATTGCTACACACCCAAAGTGAATGAGAAGATTGATATCTACAGCTTCGGAGTTGTTCTACTCGAGCTAGTGACAGGGAAAGAACCCGTCATTGGAGATGAAAACACTAGCCTTGCAGAGTGGGCATGGAAGCATTGCAGCCAAGGGAAACCAATTGAGGATATTCTTGACAAAGAAGTGGAGGAGCCATTCTATTTAGAAGAGATGACTAATGTGTTCAAGACAGGGTTGATGTGCACCAGTACATTACCGTCTTCTAGGCCTTCAATGAAGGTTGTATTGCAATTGCTTCAAAAATATAGCAGTCGAGAAGGTTCTGGAAAAACGAAGGCAAGAAATGAACGCGACATTTCCCCTCTTCTTGGGGGTGAAAATTATGTTGCTGTTTGTAAGAACAGCAAGAGAATTGTAGCTGAAGATTACTATGATATGGTTTGA
- the LOC130804009 gene encoding receptor-like protein kinase 5 translates to MSFLSLQIFLLSFSLLVSNLPFLVTSQSPSSELEILLKVKQQWRNQPPMDSWSSTISHCDWPGINCTDGKTVTGISLHSQNIMGEIPPSICDLKNLTFLDLGNNSIPGNFPTVLYNCTKLQSLDLSFNYFVGELPNDINKLSSNLQNLSISENNFTGDIPISLGQLTGLISLYMDSNKFGTFPSELGNLENLEKMALAHNSFSSMSLPKELGKLKKLKFLWMSSCNLIGEIPKDFANLTSLEHLDLSTNTLVGEIPSGLFLIENLTYLYLYKNGLSGSLPASIKSQNLVEFDVSVNNLTGPISEDFGKMSNLEIFFLFQNQFNGTIPHSLGKLPSLIKLRVFQNRFTGTIPPEMGLHSKLIDIDFSNNGLTGPLPEHLCSGGTIIGVVAFNNHLNGSIPNGLGQCNSLIAVHLYNNSMTGDVPDGLWTSPHMMQLLLHNNQFSGKLPENLAVNLSLIDISNNKFSGKIPRSVSTGWRNLLVLKASNNLIMDTVPLELTSLRVLNTLLLDGNQLTGECPSQIISWVRLNTLNLAHNQLSGSIPSVLGLLPGLNYLDLSDNQFSGQIPFELGQLQFTLLNLSSNHLTGRIPYRLDSDAYNSSYLNTYLCSSTGLLALPKCSIHNPNLSPKYLALIIVLSVLAILAILYFVVFVRSEIRKRMDKENEETWKLTSFSKLEFTEEKIYNSLEENNVIGYGGSGKVYKIPINQSGDVVAVKRIWNEKKMDKNSEKEFNAEIQILGTIRHANIVKLLCCISSENSRLLVYQYMENQSLDKWIHSNKTRPISSINGVVHDVVLDWPARLKIAIDAAQGLSYMHNDCSPPIIHRDVKSSNILLDSEFNARIADFGLARILSKHEGLYTVTAVAGSFGYMAPEYCRTPKVNEKIDIYSFGVVLLELVTGKEPHIGDEFSSLADWALRYYSEGHPIEDALDKELRQPCYLDEMILVFQIGLICTSKSPDHRPPMTEVLRLLQQKKSSENFGRVKEMKDREFSPLLGGEVYFLSCKSSKRTVDEDVYNKV, encoded by the exons ATGAGCTTTCTTTCCCTCCAAATCTTCCTCCTTTCCTTCTCCCTTTTAGTTTCCAACTTACCCTTTTTAGTAACTTCACAATCTCCTTCTTCAGAGCTAGAAATCCTTTTAAAAGTCAAACAACAATGGAGGAATCAACCTCCAATGGATTCATGGAGTTCCACCATTTCTCACTGTGACTGGCCTGGTATTAACTGTACTGATGGTAAAACTGTCACTGGAATTTCCCTACATAGCCAAAACATTATGGGTGAAATCCCACCATCCATTTGTGATCTTAAAAATCTCACCTTTCTTGATCTTGGTAACAATAGTATCCCAGGAAATTTTCCCACTGTTTTATACAATTGTACCAAGCTTCAAAGTTTAGACCTTTCTTTTAATTACTTTGTTGGGGAATTAccaaatgatataaataagctTTCTTCTAATCTTCAAAACCTTTCTATTAGTGAAAATAATTTCACTGGTGATATCCCAATTTCATTAGGTCAACTAACTGGCTTAATCTCTTTGTATATGGATTCCAATAAGTTTGGAACATTCCCTTCTGAGTTGGGCAACTTGGAAAACCTTGAGAAAATGGCATTGGCTCATAACTCATTTTCTAGCATGAGTTTGCCCAAAGAATTAGGAAAGCTCAAGAAATTGAAGTTTCTTTGGATGAGTTCTTGTAATTTGATTGGTGAAATCCCTAAAGATTTTGCTAATTTAACAAGTCTTGAGCATCTAGATTTATCAACTAATACTTTGGTGGGTGAAATTCCAAGTGGGTTGTTCTTAATTGAAAACTTGACTTATTTATACTTGTATAAGAACGGGCTATCTGGGTCACTTCCTGCCTCAATAAAGTCCCAAAATTTGGTAGAATTTGATGTATCTGTGAACAATTTGACAGGGCCAATCTCTGAAGATTTTGGTAAAATGTCAAATTTAGAGATATTCTTTTTGTTCCAAAACCAATTCAATGGAACAATACCCCACAGTTTAGGCAAGCTTCCTTCTTTAATCAAGTTAAGGGTTTTTCAAAACAGGTTTACAGGTACAATTCCTCCAGAAATGGGACTACACTCGAAGCTCATCGACATCGATTTTTCGAACAATGGGTTAACCGGCCCACTACCGGAGCATCTTTGCTCCGGTGGGACGATAATTGGTGTTGTAGCATTCAACAATCATCTAAATGGGTCAATCCCAAATGGTTTAGGCCAGTGCAATAGTTTGATTGCTGTTCATCTCTATAACAACAGTATGACAGGTGATGTTCCTGATGGGTTATGGACTTCTCCGCATATGATGCAGTTATTACTCCATAACAACCAATTTTCAGGTAAATTACCTGAGAATTTGGCTGTTAATTTGAGTTTGATTGATATAAGCAACAACAAGTTTTCTGGGAAAATCCCCAGAAGTGTAAGTACTGGTTGGAGGAATTTACTGGTTCTTAAAGCTAGCAATAATTTGATCATGGATACTGTTCCATTGGAATTAACTAGTCTTCGTGTTCTTAACACACTTTTGCTTGATGGGAATCAACTCACAGGTGAATGTCCTTCACAAATTATTTCATGGGTAAGATTAAATACATTGAATCTGGCTCATAACCAGCTTTCTGGGTCAATTCCTTCAGTTCTTGGGTTATTGCCTGGACTTAATTATCTTGATTTGTCTGATAATCAATTTTCTGGGCAAATCCCATTTGAATTAGGCCAATTACAGTTCACTTTACTCAATTTATCTTCCAATCATCTTACTGGGAGAATCCCATATAGGCTTGATAGTGATGCTTACAATTCTAGTTACTTAAACACTTACTTGTGTTCTAGCACTGGTCTTTTAGCCCTCCCGAAATGCTCGATTCATAACCCGAATTTGTCCCCCAAATATCTTGctttgatcattgttctttCAGTTCTAGcaattttagctattttatactTTGTAGTTTTTGTTAGGAGTGAAATTAGGAAAAGGATGGATAAGGAAAATGAAGAAACATGGAAATTGACCTCTTTTAGTAAGCTAGAATTCACAGAagagaaaatatataatagcTTAGAAGAAAACAATGTGATTGGCTACGGAGGATCTGGTAAAGTTTACAAGATACCCATTAATCAAAGTGGGGATGTGGTTGCAGTTAAGAGGATATGGAACGAGAAGAAAATGGATAAGAATTCGGAAAAGGAGTTTAATGCAGAAATTCAGATTTTGGGTACTATAAGGCATGCTAATATAGTGAAGTTACTTTGCTGTATTTCGAGTGAGAATTCGAGATTACTCGTGTACCAGTACATGGAGAATCAGAGCCTTGATAAGTGGATTCACTCGAATAAAACTCGACCTATCTCATCGATCAATGGGGTTGTTCATGATGTAGTTTTAGATTGGCCTGCTAGATTGAAGATTGCAATTGATGCTGCTCAAGGATTAAGTTATATGCACAATGACTGTTCACCTCCTATAATTCATAGGGATGTGAAGTCTAGTAATATTTTGTTAGACTCTGAGTTTAATGCAAGGATTGCTGATTTTGGGTTAGCTAGGATTTTGTCTAAGCATGAAGGGCTTTACACAGTCACTGCTGTTGCTGGTTCTTTTGGTTACATGGCACCCG AATATTGTCGCACACCCAAGGTAAATGAGAAGATTGACATATACAGTTTCGGAGTAGTACTCCTTGAGCTAGTGACAGGAAAAGAGCCTCATATCGGGGATGAGTTCTCGAGCCTTGCAGATTGGGCATTGAGATATTACTCTGAGGGACATCCAATTGAGGATGCCTTAGACAAAGAATTGAGGCAACCCTGCTATTTGGACGAGATGATCCTTGTGTTCCAGATAGGTCTGATATGCACCAGTAAATCACCAGACCATCGGCCACCTATGACTGAGGTCTTGCGGTTGCTTCAACAAAAAAAGAGTTCCGAAAATTTCGGACGTGTCAAAGAAATGAAAGACCGCGAATTTTCACCTCTTCTTGGGGGTGAAGTCTACTTCTTGAGCTGTAAATCCAGCAAGAGAACAGTAGACGAAGATGTCTATAACAAGGTCTAA